A window of the Cannabis sativa cultivar Pink pepper isolate KNU-18-1 chromosome X, ASM2916894v1, whole genome shotgun sequence genome harbors these coding sequences:
- the LOC133032236 gene encoding protein FAR-RED IMPAIRED RESPONSE 1-like encodes MEAESQAENMNEEQTYEWESITAELNIIKPVNEIQICDVLGKSLDKLGKWEAFNEMYAKQMGFGTRKDNVRRSHGVIVMRSGGYERMPCQLRDVYSRVAGAKREENIETDSEGALGFLDCLAQRDPNFFVVYQVDEENRLANLFWADGNSRVDYVAFGDVLGFDTTYMTNEYNKPLTVLIGVNHHFNTCIFGFALLLHEKLPSYRWLLQKFLECRGDKKPNVVVTDQDVAMKQAIMEHMLDVTHRLCAWHLNTNASKKVKDPIFLKRFKDLMYNYYYEEEDFEARWLDVVETQQLTDNEWCQTTFDTRKQWAETYLRGLFIAGMRTTQRCESINSALKKILEKNYCLREFVTTIDMTVSKLRHNETANDFKSICTRPHPPNPTCLTTYYNQCAEFYTRTMYHKVAEQLDLENNYFVISQEQEGEWQIYTIGKFQHPEVQYRVHYCEGQRALHSKTEDSYTRAKEEIERLTLMFKEELEMSSNPEGQTPQPGRYRNNPNIIKDPEVVRTKGTGNPREGPNGEQIPRNSRHCRICRSSGHDYRRCPNRQQNTGSQGQQSAHNQPTTDSFNEHSNAYFPEPPSSTQESYYGHSYI; translated from the exons ATGGAGGCCGAGTCTCAAGCAGAGAACATGAATGAGGAACAAACCTACGAATGGGAAAGCATAACAGCAGAGCTAAACATCATAAAACCAGTGAATGAGATTCAAATATGTGACGTCCTAGGCAAGAGTCTCGACAAACTGGGAAAATGGGAAGCATTCAACGAAATGTACGCGAAACAGATGGGTTTCGGCACAAGAAAAGATAATGTACGACGTTCTCACGGAGTCATTGTAATGCGCAG tggagGTTACGAGAGAATGCCATGTCAACTTCGAGATGTCTACAGCAGGGTTGCTGGTGCCAAGCGAGAAGAAAATATAGAGACGGACTCGGAAGGAGCGTTGGGATTTCTTGATTGTCTCGCACAGAGGGATCCAAATTTCTTCGTTGTATATCAGGTGGATGAGGAGAATCGATTGGCTAACTTATTTTGGGCAGATGGAAACTCACGTGTCGACTATGTGGCTTTTGGGGATGTACTAGGGTTTGATACCACCTACATGACAAATGAGTACAATAAGCCTCTCACTGTTCTCATTGGCGTAAACCACCATTTCAACACATGCATCTTCGGGTTCGCTCTCCTCCTCCACGAGAAGCTTCCATCCTATCGTTGGCTACTTCAAAAATTTCTCGAATGCCGTGGAGATAAGAAGCCAAATGTTGTAGTTACTGACCAAGATGTGGCCATGAAACAGGCCATCATGGAACACATGCTTGATGTTACACACCGTCTATGTGCTTGGCATCTCAATACAAATGCTTCCAAAAAGGTTAAAGATCCGATCTTCTTGAAAAGATTTAAAGATCTAATGTACAACTACTACTACGAGGAGGAGGATTTTGAAGCAAGATGGTTAGATGTCGTCGAAACCCAACAACTAACAGATAATGAATGGTGCCAAACAACATTCGACACAAGAAAACAGTGGGCAGAAACTTATTTAAGGGGTTTATTCATTGCAGGAATGAGAACCACACAACGTTGCGAATCGATCAACTCAGccctaaaaaaaattttagAGAAGAATTATTGCTTGCGTGAATTTGTAACAACCATAGATATGACAGTCTCAAAGCTCAGACACAACGAGACTGCAAATGACTTCAAAAGCATATGCACTCGACCTCACCCACCTAATCCTACATGCTTGACCACGTACTACAACCAATGTGctgaattctacacaagaaCTATGTACCACAAGGTTGCTGAGCAGCTTGATTTAGAGAATAATTATTTTGTCATAAGTCAGGAGCAAGAAGGAGAGTGGCAAATATACACCATTGGAAAGTTTCAGCATCCGGAAGTCCAATACCGAGTTCATTACTGTGAAGGCCAACGAGCACTACACT CAAAAACAGAGGATTCGTACACGCGTGCAAAGGAAGAGATTGAACGGCTAACTCTAATGTTCAAGGAAGAATTAGAGATGAGTTCCAATCCAGAAGGACAGACACCACAACCTGGAAGATATCGTAACAACCCCAACATTATTAAAGACCCTGAAGTTGTGAGAACAAAAGGTACGGGAAATCCAAGGGAAGGACCGAACGGGGAGCAGAtcccaagaaactcaagacattGTCGCATTTGTCGCTCATCAGGCCATGATTATCGACGGTGCCCAAACCGTCAACAGAATACTGGATCTCAGGGGCAACAGTCAGCACACAATCAACCAACAACTGACTCATTCAATGAACACTCCAACGCGTATTTCCCTGAACCGCCTTCCTCCACACAAGAATCATACTATggtcattcatatatataa